DNA from Eucalyptus grandis isolate ANBG69807.140 chromosome 5, ASM1654582v1, whole genome shotgun sequence:
aattagTGTGTTTTATGTGATGTATGTCCTAGTCTTTCAGCAGTTGTTTGTCCTGGGAGTTGTTTATTCACATTtttgcatgtgcatgataacaagataaaaagaatcgggATGTCGACGAGCCTGAGATGTCGCGAAAATAACTCTTGTCGCTTGCGACCCTAGAGATGGAGTCGGGGTTGTGACAAGATAGTAATAGTCTTTTCTCTTCATCATTATATCTCATTCAATTCTaacatatgaaattatttgCAGTCGACATGCATAGAGTTTGTTCAACCGGAAGAAATGTTACATTTAGGCACTTAGGTGAGAAGAAAAATCTCTAGATTCAGTCGACTAGAATTAACAGTAAACATTTGTTTCCAAGATCAAGCAAGTCTAAGTAGATAGTACATAATACATCATAATGGCGCTCATTTTCATGACTTTTGCAAAAGGAGAAATGGAGGATTggggttaaaaaagaaaagaaaaaagaaatggagtgCTCAAAACAGCACGACTTGCTAGATATGAATCCCACTGAAGATATCACGGAGGAGATTATGGGGGGGAGAATGACATAGTGTGAGTTGATTGAGGCAATCTGATAAATTCTAGTACAGCACCGGTTATCCAATGTGGTGGCGGTGGATGATGTACAGGAAGCACTCGTGCTCTCCACGGCTGTCCCTAAAGTTTCGCATGTTCGGACAAGAACGGCTTTTTTAGTTGTATCTCCGCAGAGTATGGAACCAAATTTTCCACCTGACAATTAACGTAGACTTTTTGCATGCCTTATGCAGTACGGCTATCACATGCAAGACTCTATATATATTCATGTCCAGCGCAGGTATCTTATCATCCACTTCTTAGTATTACACTGAGAAACACACTCACTCTTACAATTGTGCAATGGCATTTTCTCTCAAGAGTGAATTCATCGTTGCCCTTGCTCTAATTCTTAACGCTTGGGCATGGCATGCCACTTCAGTCCGCACATTGCATGAATCCAACATTGCCGAGCAGCACGAGCAATGGATGGCCCAATATGGTCGGACATACAAGGACCAAGGGGAGAAGGAGAAACGCCGGGCGATTTTCAAGAAACACTTGCAGTTCattgaggatttcaatgcatCCGGGAATCGGACTTTCAAGTTAGGCATCAATCAATTCTCGGATTTGACTGATGACGAATTCATTCAGAGCCACACGGGATACTTGGCGTCCAAGCAAGTGAAGTCCCGCAGAAATGCGTCATTGAGCCAACAATATCCGAGTGGGGATGTTCCTGAGAGCATCGATTGGGTGGAGAAAGGCGCCGCAAATCCAATCAAGGACCAAGGCCAATGTGGTAAGAATCTAAACGTCCTGTATGCATCCAATTGTGATATCAAGTTTGACCTCtatttagaaataagttttggAGCCTAGCTTTGTCGAGAATTCAGATACCAACGgtaacaaaatgtgaaaaatactTTGTACTTACCATGtcgacaaattttatgaattcagGATCCTGTTGGGCATTCTCAGCAGTCGCAGCAGTAGAAGGAATCACGCAGATCAAAAGCGGTAAACTGCCGGTACTGTCCGAGCAACAACTAATCGATTGCGATACCAAAAACAATGGCTGCGAGGGCGGTCTTCCTGACGATGCTTTCCAGTACATCATCCAAAACCAAGGAATCACCTCTGAGGATACATACACGTACCAAGAGATGGAAGGGACTTGTGACTCAACGAAAGAGGCCCAACAGGCCGCGCAGATCACAGATTTTGCAGACGTGCAGCCTGGTGAGGACGAGCTCCTGAAGGCAGTTGCACTACAGCCGGTCTCAGTCGGAATCGCCGCAGGTGGGCAGGAGTTCCGACGCTACAGCGGCGGAGTGTTCAATGGGGATTGTGGCGAGCAGTTGGACCATGCAGTCGTTGTGGTCGGGTATGGGACGAGTGAGGAAGGAAAGTTCTGGAAGATCCGAAACTCCTGGGGCGAGAGTTGGGGTGAAGATGGTTATATGAGGATTCAAAGAGGTGGTGAAAGTTCTTACGGATTATGCGGGATCGCATCGCAAGCTTCTTATCCGATTGCATGAGAATAATTAAAAGATATATACACAAAGTACGACCATCGTGAGCCTACGAGTTGCTCCTTTTCTCCTAATTATATATTCGTGTGTCTGTCTTCATTGTTTAGCTATATAGTGTGGTACTTGTAAGGAGGCAATTATGTAGCCACTAAGTTATGTGAAGGATCACATATTAATTCCCCGTTTTGGAAAGATCTTGATGCCATCAGTACAATTACccaatattaaattattaacgTCACCTTATCATGAGTTCTAACCCCTCATATAAATTTCTCATACCTATAATCTCATATTAATTAGATtttgatatttcattttaatCCTTGgaattagttagattagattcgaaaaaacaaataataatactATTATGTGAAATACTCCTCATTTATGgccaaaatatttaatataataatgatgatgatgaagatattAAGAAGATAATTTAATGGTAAGTGTTGTGACCTAAATTTTCTGTGACATGCgttgaggcaaaaaaaaaaaaatcacatccgAAAAAGGTCTATAGGTATTGCTTAAAAATGGCGAGCCCATAGGCCATCGGTTTAATTACGGGATTTCCTAAGCTCATACTTCGTGAGACAtttgaatttctcattttaACATTCTTTAACAACCCAAGTATGTGTAGGAGTCATTATTAGCCTGTTG
Protein-coding regions in this window:
- the LOC104447282 gene encoding zingipain-2 isoform X2, with product MSSAVRTLHESNIAEQHEQWMAQYGRTYKDQGEKEKRRAIFKKHLQFIEDFNASGNRTFKLGINQFSDLTDDEFIQSHTGYLASKQVKSRRNASLSQQYPSGDVPESIDWVEKGAANPIKDQGQCGSCWAFSAVAAVEGITQIKSGKLPVLSEQQLIDCDTKNNGCEGGLPDDAFQYIIQNQGITSEDTYTYQEMEGTCDSTKEAQQAAQITDFADVQPGEDELLKAVALQPVSVGIAAGGQEFRRYSGGVFNGDCGEQLDHAVVVVGYGTSEEGKFWKIRNSWGESWGEDGYMRIQRGGESSYGLCGIASQASYPIA
- the LOC104447282 gene encoding zingipain-2 isoform X1, which translates into the protein MAFSLKSEFIVALALILNAWAWHATSVRTLHESNIAEQHEQWMAQYGRTYKDQGEKEKRRAIFKKHLQFIEDFNASGNRTFKLGINQFSDLTDDEFIQSHTGYLASKQVKSRRNASLSQQYPSGDVPESIDWVEKGAANPIKDQGQCGSCWAFSAVAAVEGITQIKSGKLPVLSEQQLIDCDTKNNGCEGGLPDDAFQYIIQNQGITSEDTYTYQEMEGTCDSTKEAQQAAQITDFADVQPGEDELLKAVALQPVSVGIAAGGQEFRRYSGGVFNGDCGEQLDHAVVVVGYGTSEEGKFWKIRNSWGESWGEDGYMRIQRGGESSYGLCGIASQASYPIA